In a single window of the Flavobacterium sp. W4I14 genome:
- a CDS encoding cytidine deaminase (product_source=KO:K01489; cath_funfam=3.40.140.10; cog=COG0295; ko=KO:K01489; pfam=PF08211; superfamily=53927; tigrfam=TIGR01354), with protein sequence MNSINLNITFEQYESITELTVADSALCELAAKALNTSYSPYSKFRVGTAIRLASGETVLGSNQENLAYPSGLCAERVALFTIGATYPNAVIESMAITAQTDNFEILKPVTSCGGCLQVMAEFERKQNTPIEVIFYCLNGEVLKVPSVKSLLPFAFVEDRLER encoded by the coding sequence ATGAATTCAATAAATCTAAATATAACTTTTGAACAATACGAAAGTATTACAGAATTAACAGTGGCAGATAGCGCGCTTTGCGAACTTGCAGCAAAGGCATTAAATACTTCATATTCTCCTTATTCTAAATTCAGGGTAGGTACAGCAATCCGTTTGGCCTCTGGCGAAACGGTATTAGGCAGCAACCAGGAAAATTTAGCCTACCCATCCGGACTTTGTGCTGAGCGTGTTGCCCTTTTTACCATTGGTGCTACCTATCCAAACGCAGTTATTGAAAGCATGGCTATTACTGCCCAAACTGATAATTTTGAGATTTTAAAACCCGTTACTTCTTGCGGAGGCTGTTTGCAGGTGATGGCAGAGTTTGAGCGCAAGCAAAATACGCCGATTGAAGTGATTTTTTATTGCTTAAATGGAGAAGTATTAAAAGTGCCCAGTGTAAAGAGTTTACTGCCTTTTGCTTTTGTAGAGGACCGGTTGGAAAGATAG
- a CDS encoding hypothetical protein (product_source=Hypo-rule applied; pfam=PF04357; superfamily=158911,55718; transmembrane_helix_parts=Inside_1_20,TMhelix_21_43,Outside_44_1676), with protein MLLAFIKHQTRLALNKYIRKSLKILLWVIASIIVLVVGLALSLNIPAVQNFVKDKAINYLKNKTKTEVSLESIKIALPKDVVLNKFYIEDRKGDTLLYAEKLAVDISLFKLLKNTIEINNIELKNVRANVKRITPDTTFNFSFLVDAFASDQKKPEEKVKKDTTSTLKFSVDKVSFEDIGINYRDDVAGNDVKLYLGAFKTKIKDFDLANQHYVIKELSLVNTSLRYLQQKPLVHLVQHITNSVDSNEKEQGKLPLIEVQNFIFSKVKVNYDDQLSTTKAVADVNDLGLVNLKVDLTNSKYAVDDAHLNKSNILFAFKPAPSNDLKKVKDTVVPEKSPLSLIIKNISLADNNVQFDNLGAKPVTKGMDFNHLKINQLNLGASDVSYSAAGIKANVKNGSLKEKSGFVLDQLRGDAVYNDKQIKLSNFILKTPNTSIENATELNFTSMEDLTKHPERVKLNLAFKNTTIGLKDAGFFSDAVPANYRNEKIKLTADVNGYLNNLNIPKLQISGLKNTQIDISGKAKGLPDIKKTYLDLNIKKFHLTKGDILVVVPKKSLPPTIELPNVVDAKGTFKGSMTDFNTNLNINTDMGGAVLVAGMKGPKGRESYKADINLNNFNVGRLLKMQPKLGRISVKANVAGTGLDPKKINAKFNAKVISAYYNKYTYRNLNLAGNYSNQHISIKSSMPDSNANFNLDAKVNLAGKYPAVKADLNLKQVNLQALNFSPTVLSAAGIVKVDLATADADYLNGSVDITGLQLVKDKQKINVDTISIRAKSTATENELTLKSEILSAKIDGKYQLTKVGDAIINEINKYYAFGTVAKVPDQRLRFFIQVYDSKLLKQFVPELTVFKQSQFYGLIDTQKDSLRIKGNFPQVVYGDFKVDTTVLNINNDNNKLAYSLTVKSLQSPAIALFNTEVSGDASNNNLGVNIFLRDRQLKNKYVIGGTFQSINKDFKFTLDPQKLLLDYQKWVVSQDNYIQFGASGILVNQFQISNSGQSLSINSNPTEPNAPLAVEFKDFQLETLTKFAETDTTLVGGRLNGTANVKDLASTPKFEANLTIDQLRYQKDQLGTLRLAVNNNTENAFEVNVALTGVHELRVNGFYYTAPESALDLTVNIDKIEMKNIESLSAGQLKRGTGTLTGALTVKGALTAPKILGDLTFNNAGFNVAYVNSYFRMPNEKISFTNEGISFNNFTLLDSLNQKATINGKVYTTDFKNYRFGLDIRTNNFRAINSTAVDNDMIYGTVFLTSNIKVRGDLNQPDVNMNINVNKGTKFFFALPSSDPAIIDQEGIVQFIDADAPPFNGQKALKVDSISKSPIKGLNLVAAVKIDPEAELNVVVDASTGDNLKVRGDADLNVTMDPSGKISMTGRYEIVDGSYNLTLAVVKKEFKLVKGSTIVWTGEPTSATANITALYEVNAAPIDLLNQPDLYEARTKLPFQVYLMIKGELLKPTISFKLDLPENERGALNGQVYTKLINVNRDESELNKQVLSLLALERFIANNPFQSLAGGGGGASTWARSSVSRLLTEQLNNLTSDLIQGVDLNFGVNSSEDYSTGSMQQKTDLEVGLSKKLLNDRLTVSVGSSFALEGPQAPGEKSTNIAGNVNVEYALSADGRYRLRAYRRNQNDMIIQGQIVETGLGFTLVVDYNKFREIFQKKRIRRIRNIEQKAQDEKTN; from the coding sequence ATGCTTTTGGCATTTATCAAACACCAAACACGCTTAGCTTTGAATAAATACATACGCAAAAGTCTAAAAATTTTATTGTGGGTAATTGCTTCCATCATCGTTCTGGTTGTTGGTTTGGCGCTATCTTTAAATATTCCGGCAGTTCAGAATTTTGTTAAAGACAAAGCCATCAACTACCTTAAAAACAAAACCAAAACAGAGGTAAGTTTAGAAAGCATTAAAATTGCACTGCCAAAAGATGTGGTTTTAAATAAATTTTATATTGAAGACCGTAAGGGCGATACCTTACTATATGCTGAAAAACTTGCGGTTGATATCAGCTTATTCAAACTGTTAAAAAACACCATCGAGATCAATAATATTGAACTAAAAAATGTACGCGCCAATGTGAAGCGCATCACTCCCGATACAACATTCAATTTTTCATTTCTGGTTGATGCCTTTGCAAGCGATCAGAAAAAGCCAGAAGAAAAAGTAAAAAAAGATACCACCTCCACCCTTAAATTCTCTGTCGATAAAGTTTCATTTGAAGATATAGGCATCAACTATCGCGATGATGTGGCGGGTAATGATGTAAAATTATATTTGGGTGCCTTTAAAACCAAAATCAAAGATTTCGATTTAGCCAATCAGCATTACGTAATTAAAGAATTAAGTTTAGTGAACACTTCTTTACGTTATCTGCAGCAAAAACCACTGGTTCATCTGGTGCAGCACATTACAAACAGTGTTGATAGCAATGAGAAAGAACAGGGCAAACTGCCATTAATAGAAGTGCAGAACTTTATTTTTAGTAAGGTAAAGGTAAATTACGACGATCAGTTATCGACCACTAAAGCCGTTGCCGATGTAAACGATCTGGGCCTGGTAAACCTGAAAGTAGATTTAACCAACAGTAAATATGCGGTTGATGATGCACATTTAAATAAATCGAATATCCTGTTTGCTTTTAAACCTGCACCAAGTAATGATTTAAAGAAAGTAAAGGATACTGTGGTTCCCGAAAAATCGCCTTTGAGTTTAATTATCAAAAACATCAGTTTAGCCGATAATAACGTACAATTCGATAATCTTGGGGCAAAACCTGTCACTAAGGGTATGGACTTTAATCACCTTAAAATTAACCAGCTGAATTTAGGCGCCAGTGATGTAAGTTATAGCGCCGCCGGTATAAAAGCCAATGTTAAAAACGGATCGCTAAAGGAAAAAAGTGGTTTTGTGTTAGATCAATTGAGAGGCGATGCGGTATATAACGACAAACAGATCAAACTGAGCAATTTTATCCTAAAAACGCCCAACACCTCAATTGAAAATGCTACAGAGCTAAATTTTACTTCAATGGAGGATTTAACCAAACATCCGGAGCGTGTTAAATTGAATTTAGCTTTTAAGAATACCACCATCGGTTTAAAAGATGCTGGCTTTTTCAGCGATGCCGTTCCAGCAAATTACCGCAACGAAAAAATAAAACTAACAGCAGATGTTAATGGCTATCTAAATAACCTGAATATCCCAAAACTGCAGATCAGTGGGTTAAAAAATACGCAGATAGATATCAGTGGAAAAGCGAAAGGTCTACCTGATATCAAAAAAACCTATCTCGATTTAAATATCAAAAAGTTTCATCTAACCAAAGGAGATATTTTGGTGGTAGTACCCAAAAAATCGCTGCCACCTACGATCGAATTGCCAAATGTAGTTGATGCGAAAGGCACATTTAAGGGTTCAATGACCGATTTCAACACTAACCTGAACATCAACACCGATATGGGTGGAGCGGTTTTGGTAGCAGGTATGAAAGGACCAAAAGGTAGGGAAAGTTACAAGGCCGACATTAACTTAAACAACTTTAACGTTGGCAGGCTATTAAAAATGCAACCTAAACTGGGTAGGATTTCGGTTAAGGCAAATGTAGCCGGCACAGGACTCGATCCTAAAAAAATTAATGCAAAGTTTAATGCCAAAGTGATTAGTGCTTATTATAACAAATATACTTACCGTAATTTAAATCTTGCCGGGAATTACAGCAATCAGCATATTAGCATCAAAAGTAGCATGCCTGATAGCAATGCCAACTTTAATTTAGATGCTAAAGTGAATCTGGCAGGAAAATATCCTGCTGTAAAAGCCGACTTAAACTTAAAGCAGGTAAACCTGCAGGCATTAAACTTTAGTCCGACGGTGTTAAGTGCAGCAGGTATAGTTAAAGTAGACCTCGCCACTGCCGATGCTGATTATTTAAATGGATCGGTTGATATTACGGGCTTACAATTGGTAAAAGACAAACAAAAAATCAATGTAGATACGATTTCCATCCGGGCTAAATCAACCGCGACAGAAAACGAACTGACCTTAAAATCTGAAATACTATCAGCAAAAATTGATGGCAAGTACCAGCTTACCAAAGTTGGCGATGCCATTATCAACGAAATTAATAAGTACTACGCCTTTGGTACTGTTGCTAAAGTTCCTGACCAAAGGTTAAGGTTTTTTATACAGGTTTATGACTCTAAATTGTTAAAGCAGTTTGTACCCGAGTTAACCGTATTCAAACAATCGCAGTTTTATGGATTGATCGATACGCAAAAAGACAGTCTTCGGATTAAAGGTAATTTCCCACAGGTAGTGTATGGCGATTTTAAGGTAGATACCACCGTGTTAAACATCAATAATGATAACAATAAACTGGCTTATAGCTTAACAGTTAAAAGTCTCCAAAGCCCGGCTATTGCACTCTTTAATACAGAAGTAAGTGGCGATGCTTCAAATAATAATTTAGGCGTTAACATCTTCCTGCGCGATAGGCAGCTTAAAAATAAATATGTAATTGGCGGTACTTTCCAATCGATTAATAAGGATTTCAAATTCACTTTAGATCCCCAAAAACTATTGCTCGATTATCAAAAATGGGTGGTTTCGCAAGACAATTACATCCAGTTTGGTGCATCAGGCATATTGGTTAACCAGTTTCAGATCAGTAACAGTGGTCAATCGCTTTCCATCAATAGTAATCCTACCGAGCCAAATGCGCCCTTGGCAGTAGAATTTAAAGATTTCCAGTTAGAAACCTTAACCAAATTTGCAGAAACCGATACCACATTGGTTGGTGGCCGTTTAAATGGGACGGCGAATGTTAAAGATTTGGCCAGCACACCAAAATTTGAAGCAAATTTAACCATCGATCAGTTGCGTTATCAAAAAGATCAACTGGGCACTTTACGCCTTGCCGTAAATAACAATACCGAAAATGCTTTCGAAGTAAATGTTGCTTTAACTGGGGTGCACGAGTTAAGGGTTAACGGCTTCTATTATACTGCACCAGAAAGCGCTTTAGATCTTACGGTAAACATCGATAAGATTGAAATGAAAAACATTGAAAGCTTATCTGCAGGTCAGCTTAAACGTGGTACCGGTACCTTAACAGGCGCATTAACGGTTAAAGGCGCGCTAACTGCTCCGAAAATACTGGGCGATTTAACTTTCAATAATGCAGGATTTAATGTGGCTTATGTAAATTCATATTTCCGCATGCCTAATGAAAAGATTTCATTCACAAACGAAGGCATCAGTTTTAATAATTTTACACTCCTTGATTCATTAAATCAAAAAGCAACCATCAACGGAAAAGTTTATACCACCGATTTTAAAAACTACCGTTTCGGTTTAGATATCCGGACGAACAATTTCAGAGCTATTAATTCGACCGCAGTTGATAATGATATGATTTACGGGACGGTATTTTTAACCAGCAATATTAAAGTACGCGGGGATTTAAACCAGCCTGATGTAAACATGAATATCAATGTGAATAAAGGCACGAAATTCTTCTTCGCTTTGCCTTCAAGTGACCCAGCAATTATTGATCAGGAAGGTATAGTGCAGTTTATTGATGCCGATGCACCTCCTTTTAACGGACAAAAAGCTTTAAAGGTTGATAGCATCAGTAAATCACCAATTAAAGGACTAAACCTTGTAGCGGCTGTAAAAATAGATCCAGAGGCAGAACTGAATGTTGTTGTAGATGCATCTACTGGCGATAATTTAAAAGTTAGGGGCGATGCAGACTTAAATGTAACGATGGATCCAAGCGGTAAAATCAGCATGACCGGTCGCTATGAAATAGTTGATGGTTCATACAATTTAACGCTGGCTGTTGTAAAAAAAGAATTTAAGCTGGTTAAAGGCAGTACCATTGTTTGGACAGGTGAACCTACTTCAGCTACTGCAAATATTACGGCTTTATACGAAGTTAATGCTGCTCCTATCGATCTGTTAAACCAGCCAGATCTTTACGAGGCGAGAACAAAATTGCCTTTCCAGGTTTATTTGATGATAAAAGGGGAATTGTTAAAGCCAACCATCTCATTTAAACTCGATCTGCCAGAAAACGAACGTGGTGCTTTAAATGGCCAGGTTTACACCAAATTGATTAATGTAAACCGTGATGAAAGTGAGTTGAACAAACAGGTTCTTTCTTTACTTGCCTTAGAGCGGTTTATCGCAAACAATCCCTTCCAAAGTTTGGCCGGCGGTGGTGGCGGAGCTTCTACCTGGGCCCGTTCGAGCGTAAGTAGACTGTTAACCGAGCAATTGAATAATTTAACTTCCGATTTAATCCAGGGTGTTGATCTGAACTTCGGCGTAAATTCATCTGAAGATTATTCAACGGGCTCGATGCAGCAAAAAACAGACCTGGAGGTTGGCTTATCTAAAAAACTGCTAAACGATAGGTTAACCGTTAGCGTAGGAAGCTCTTTTGCTTTAGAAGGACCACAGGCACCAGGAGAAAAATCGACCAATATTGCTGGAAACGTAAACGTAGAATATGCACTTTCTGCCGATGGACGGTACCGTTTAAGGGCCTACCGCCGAAACCAGAACGATATGATTATACAGGGACAGATTGTTGAAACAGGCTTAGGTTTTACACTGGTAGTAGATTACAATAAATTTAGAGAGATATTCCAGAAGAAAAGAATAAGAAGAATAAGAAACATTGAACAGAAAGCACAAGATGAGAAAACTAATTAG